One window of the Thermococcus sp. P6 genome contains the following:
- a CDS encoding Gfo/Idh/MocA family protein, with protein sequence MKKLNFGIISYAHPHALRFASMIAGGRRTKLVAISGDGSNSDVARAEAKKYGAKFYRTYEGLLKNEKVEAVYIGVETYRHKEIAIRAAEEGKHILLEKPIALTLDDADEIIKAARRAGVKLMLPFNPRFTGPLRKAKEMIDNGEIGLLEYIQAISENVKPPIFLEGLDMSWFLDREKSGGGGFMDTAPHGVDSLLWLTGDLPKKVHADIGSKVYGFPVDDIGTAILEFRRGVLAVLTAGWGNPRGYSYGVEMKYYLVGREGFLDVRTAYPDFTVYQERAEKIYWDRPDIRGIVNSFTDAVLKDEEPPVTGEDARRNLAIILSAYESSRLGKAIKLDL encoded by the coding sequence ATGAAGAAGCTCAACTTCGGAATCATAAGCTACGCCCATCCTCATGCCCTCCGCTTTGCCTCGATGATCGCCGGTGGAAGGAGGACGAAGCTCGTTGCCATCTCGGGAGACGGTTCGAATTCAGACGTTGCCAGGGCCGAGGCAAAGAAGTACGGGGCGAAGTTTTACAGGACTTACGAGGGCCTTCTGAAGAACGAAAAGGTGGAGGCGGTTTACATCGGTGTTGAAACCTACAGACACAAAGAAATAGCCATCAGGGCAGCGGAGGAAGGCAAGCACATACTCCTCGAGAAGCCAATTGCACTAACGCTCGACGACGCGGACGAGATAATAAAGGCCGCGAGAAGGGCCGGTGTCAAGCTCATGCTACCCTTCAATCCACGCTTCACGGGTCCCCTGAGAAAGGCCAAGGAGATGATAGACAACGGTGAAATAGGTCTTCTTGAGTACATACAGGCGATTTCCGAAAACGTGAAGCCACCGATATTTCTGGAAGGGCTTGACATGAGCTGGTTTCTGGACAGGGAAAAGTCCGGGGGCGGGGGCTTCATGGACACGGCACCCCACGGCGTTGACTCCCTGCTCTGGCTGACCGGAGACCTTCCAAAAAAAGTCCATGCAGACATAGGTTCCAAGGTGTACGGTTTTCCGGTGGACGACATCGGAACGGCAATCCTCGAGTTCAGAAGGGGTGTTCTGGCGGTTCTAACGGCAGGCTGGGGCAATCCACGGGGGTACTCCTACGGTGTGGAGATGAAGTACTACCTCGTTGGTAGGGAGGGCTTCCTCGACGTCAGAACGGCCTATCCGGACTTCACAGTCTATCAGGAGAGGGCTGAGAAGATATACTGGGACCGGCCGGACATCAGGGGGATAGTGAATTCCTTCACCGATGCCGTCCTAAAGGACGAGGAACCACCGGTTACCGGTGAAGATGCCAGAAGGAACCTCGCGATAATACTTTCAGCCTACGAGTCCTCAAGGCTGGGGAAAGCGATAAAGCTCGACCTCTGA
- a CDS encoding carbohydrate ABC transporter permease: MERSSLVPYLLILPAFLYLMFFVGYPLVQALYLAFVHDGSFSLEVWKRAFSDYYFWSAFKYTLSLAAVIVPTQVALAVVLALMMNRIFKGKDAALYALIIPLTISDVAAGLIWYSMLSPYGFLNKLLLNVGLINNPIYFFGYQYRAREFLAIVLAELWRSTSIVFVIVLAGLQMISRDYLEAAEVFGASYWTKLRKIVLPLLKPSIQSALIIRTLFAMQVFGVVWILAGRDIPVLAGEGYYQLTVIKDTGVASVYALVIAGLSILLGALYIKFLKAEYLEVGR; the protein is encoded by the coding sequence ATGGAACGGAGCTCTCTTGTTCCTTATCTTTTAATTTTACCTGCCTTTCTGTATCTGATGTTCTTCGTGGGCTACCCCCTCGTGCAGGCCCTTTATCTGGCCTTCGTTCACGACGGGAGCTTTTCCTTAGAGGTGTGGAAACGGGCCTTTAGCGATTACTACTTCTGGAGTGCCTTCAAATACACCCTCTCCCTCGCGGCCGTTATAGTTCCGACTCAGGTTGCTCTTGCTGTGGTTCTTGCGCTTATGATGAATCGAATCTTTAAGGGCAAGGATGCCGCCCTTTACGCCCTTATAATCCCCCTCACGATAAGCGATGTGGCGGCCGGTTTAATATGGTACTCGATGCTCTCGCCCTATGGTTTCCTCAACAAGCTCCTCCTCAACGTGGGGCTTATAAACAACCCCATCTACTTCTTCGGCTACCAGTACCGCGCCAGGGAGTTCCTCGCCATAGTCCTCGCCGAGCTGTGGCGTTCCACTTCGATAGTCTTCGTGATAGTCCTTGCGGGCCTCCAGATGATAAGCAGAGATTACCTCGAGGCTGCGGAGGTCTTTGGGGCGAGTTACTGGACAAAGCTCAGGAAAATAGTGCTTCCCCTATTGAAGCCGAGCATCCAGAGTGCCCTCATAATAAGGACGCTCTTCGCAATGCAGGTATTCGGTGTCGTCTGGATTCTCGCGGGCAGGGACATCCCAGTTCTGGCAGGCGAGGGTTACTACCAGCTAACGGTGATAAAGGATACCGGTGTGGCTTCCGTTTACGCGCTGGTGATAGCCGGTCTCTCAATCCTCCTGGGTGCTCTCTACATCAAGTTTCTGAAGGCTGAATACCTGGAGGTGGGAAGGTGA
- a CDS encoding glycogen debranching N-terminal domain-containing protein, whose protein sequence is MRTVLGSNGAFVLTDESGDMHSTYDGFYLLDTRFVRKIKLEVLPRVKLIGTSSTFNRAVSYFSLGEKGVLVRSRRLNRTYEERFTFYNASGEPLEVRVGYSYEAPIEDVFQVRGFMGLKGGEAIAPVDGVHSRGSPGEGRTLKVETNMSRRGSVLTPELKIPPAEKAVLHVRFVPEIEANEVLLDGGKAIENPISTGSPKIDVIIEKAVENINALTLFTRFGPVPLAGIPYFACPFGRDAIIASLFLLPYYPEYAAGTLRFFGWLQGRRNNPENEEEPGKIPHEFRFGELARSGKVPFAPYYGAVDTTPLYVVLAGEYLLQTGDRGLIEELKPELTAALEWIIKKLEKGYVTYVPGILGNKGWKDSRDGIVDEKGNAPKPPIALVEVQGYAYRALNLAGELELTEFDRDKLMDMAEELGERFNRDFWLGSHYALALDGDGRPLRPVSSNMGHLLLTGIAEEQEKIAERLFQRDILSRYGIRTLSSKEEAYDPFSYHRGSVWPHDNALIALGLARIGRVDLAEELANRVLNAARLMPGRELPELYSGLDELVPVPRANSPQVWSAASVFAFLTASVRGLGKIRE, encoded by the coding sequence ATGAGGACGGTTCTCGGAAGCAACGGGGCCTTCGTTTTGACGGATGAATCCGGGGACATGCACTCCACTTACGACGGCTTTTACCTCCTCGATACCCGGTTTGTAAGGAAGATCAAGCTGGAGGTACTGCCCAGAGTGAAGCTCATCGGAACATCGTCGACCTTCAACCGGGCGGTTTCGTACTTTTCCCTCGGTGAAAAGGGAGTTCTGGTAAGATCGAGAAGACTCAACCGGACTTACGAGGAGAGGTTTACCTTCTACAACGCATCCGGCGAACCGCTTGAGGTCCGGGTGGGCTACTCCTACGAGGCACCGATCGAGGACGTGTTTCAGGTGAGGGGATTCATGGGGCTTAAGGGCGGAGAGGCTATAGCTCCCGTCGATGGAGTTCATTCAAGGGGAAGCCCCGGTGAAGGGAGAACCCTCAAAGTCGAGACCAACATGTCAAGGCGGGGAAGCGTTCTCACCCCGGAATTAAAGATACCCCCAGCCGAAAAGGCCGTTCTCCACGTTAGATTCGTTCCTGAAATCGAGGCTAATGAGGTACTCCTCGATGGTGGGAAGGCCATAGAGAACCCCATCTCGACCGGTTCTCCGAAGATTGACGTAATAATCGAGAAGGCCGTGGAGAACATCAACGCGCTCACCCTATTCACGCGTTTTGGACCCGTTCCCCTCGCCGGGATCCCCTACTTTGCCTGTCCCTTCGGAAGGGACGCCATAATAGCCTCCCTCTTCCTCCTGCCCTACTATCCCGAATATGCCGCCGGAACGCTCAGGTTCTTTGGATGGCTGCAGGGAAGGAGGAACAACCCGGAGAACGAGGAGGAACCCGGAAAGATACCCCACGAGTTCCGCTTCGGGGAGCTTGCCCGGTCCGGGAAGGTTCCCTTTGCGCCCTACTACGGTGCGGTGGATACAACGCCCCTGTACGTTGTACTCGCGGGCGAATACTTGCTCCAGACCGGAGATAGGGGACTCATCGAGGAGCTGAAGCCGGAGCTTACCGCCGCTCTGGAATGGATCATTAAAAAGCTCGAAAAGGGCTACGTAACCTACGTTCCGGGAATACTCGGCAACAAGGGATGGAAGGACTCGAGGGATGGCATAGTTGATGAAAAGGGGAATGCCCCCAAGCCACCGATAGCGCTCGTTGAGGTGCAGGGCTATGCCTACAGGGCCCTCAACCTTGCCGGGGAGCTTGAACTGACGGAGTTCGATAGGGATAAGTTAATGGACATGGCGGAGGAGCTGGGGGAGAGGTTCAATCGCGACTTCTGGCTCGGATCTCACTACGCCCTCGCGCTCGACGGGGACGGAAGGCCCCTTCGACCGGTATCGTCCAACATGGGGCATCTTCTACTAACGGGCATAGCGGAGGAGCAGGAGAAGATCGCGGAGAGGTTATTCCAGAGGGACATCCTGTCCAGATACGGGATAAGAACGCTGAGCTCAAAGGAAGAAGCGTACGATCCATTCAGTTACCACCGTGGAAGCGTATGGCCCCACGACAACGCGCTCATAGCCCTTGGACTCGCGAGGATTGGAAGGGTCGATCTCGCTGAAGAACTCGCGAACAGGGTTTTGAATGCCGCAAGGCTCATGCCCGGAAGGGAGCTTCCCGAGCTGTACAGCGGGCTTGACGAACTCGTTCCCGTCCCGAGGGCCAACTCCCCTCAGGTCTGGAGTGCTGCGAGCGTCTTCGCGTTCCTAACGGCATCGGTTCGCGGACTGGGGAAGATCAGGGAGTAA
- a CDS encoding Gfo/Idh/MocA family protein, with protein sequence MRLKVGVIGCGNIFNLAHKNALKKIEGVEVVACMDVDPSRAEEGAREFGAKAFTDLDEFLGMDLDVVEVLTPTYTHAGLTISALKAGKHVIVEKPIARTPEEGEKMIRTAEKEGLHLFVGHVRRFDPRWVQMKEIIRKRNVLPVHIRKTEVQNLPFPSDYWYWDESKSGGVTIDLGVHVTDFLRWFFESEPMSVYAVGKAIKNEAKANGTFDHVVMMIRFEGDKTGIAEVSWAYPYPSRYGVFYHHVDVIGKNGRIRYTPMDTPMVGVAKAEFEMPRFSPLLSTFPEAFERELRHFFNCIREKEEPVVTAEDALVALRMAESAGESARKGEVVEL encoded by the coding sequence GTGAGGCTGAAGGTGGGAGTGATAGGCTGTGGAAACATATTCAACCTCGCCCACAAAAACGCACTGAAGAAGATCGAGGGGGTTGAGGTTGTAGCCTGCATGGACGTGGATCCCTCAAGGGCCGAGGAGGGTGCCAGAGAGTTTGGGGCAAAGGCCTTCACGGACCTCGACGAGTTCCTTGGTATGGACTTGGATGTGGTCGAAGTGCTGACCCCAACCTACACCCACGCCGGGCTAACCATTTCGGCCCTCAAAGCCGGAAAGCACGTGATAGTGGAGAAACCGATAGCCCGCACCCCCGAAGAGGGCGAGAAGATGATAAGAACCGCAGAGAAGGAAGGCCTCCATCTCTTCGTCGGCCACGTGAGGCGTTTTGACCCGCGCTGGGTTCAGATGAAGGAGATCATAAGGAAGCGCAACGTACTGCCTGTTCACATCAGAAAGACGGAGGTCCAGAACCTTCCCTTCCCATCGGACTACTGGTACTGGGATGAGAGCAAGAGCGGCGGTGTCACCATCGACCTCGGCGTTCACGTTACCGATTTCCTGCGCTGGTTCTTTGAAAGCGAACCGATGAGCGTTTACGCCGTTGGAAAGGCGATAAAGAATGAGGCAAAGGCGAACGGAACCTTTGATCACGTCGTCATGATGATAAGATTCGAGGGCGACAAAACCGGGATAGCGGAGGTGAGCTGGGCCTATCCCTATCCCAGTCGCTACGGGGTGTTCTACCATCACGTTGATGTGATAGGCAAGAACGGCAGGATACGCTACACCCCCATGGACACTCCGATGGTCGGCGTTGCCAAGGCGGAGTTCGAGATGCCCCGGTTCTCACCGCTCCTTTCGACGTTTCCCGAGGCCTTTGAACGGGAACTGAGGCACTTCTTCAACTGCATCAGGGAAAAGGAAGAGCCCGTGGTTACCGCTGAGGATGCACTCGTCGCCCTGAGGATGGCGGAGAGTGCAGGAGAGAGCGCCCGGAAGGGGGAGGTGGTTGAGTTATGA
- a CDS encoding ABC transporter substrate-binding protein, with protein MFVRKLFGALLVAVVLFGVAASGCISGGGTTSSPTQTTKTEVTLNWLSTQLNPPEEQNFVKDQLLPDFTSETGIKVNFVPISYSDMVTRLEGEEKTGKVTIDVIGDLHGGMDYMNSKGWLEDLSNMPKLKNRTFISTFEEYSKINGKKVYVPWMSATYVMVVNKDAFKYLPDGLTKEDVMKGTDKWTYDALLQWAKNLKEATGRPQLGFPAGPKGLFVRFLHGYIYPSYTGYEAKEFDSPDAVKMWNYLKDLWPYVHPSSTTWDAMADSLLKGEVLIAWDHTARIKNAIETKPDQFVVVPVPRGPKGRGFIVVLAGLAIPKGAPHKDEAWKLIDYLTRPETQVKVLEKVGFFPTVKEASGALPEGPLKILAEGVTAQSSTSDALVVMIPNLGSKGGQFKEYYKQAFERIVLNNEDPASVTKEIKPKLIQLFTDAGIQVP; from the coding sequence ATGTTCGTGAGGAAGCTGTTTGGAGCTCTGTTGGTGGCCGTGGTGCTCTTCGGTGTAGCGGCCAGCGGATGCATAAGTGGCGGTGGAACGACATCGAGTCCGACGCAAACCACGAAGACGGAGGTAACACTCAACTGGCTTTCGACCCAGCTGAACCCTCCGGAAGAGCAGAATTTTGTTAAGGACCAGCTTCTGCCGGACTTTACGAGTGAGACCGGAATAAAGGTGAACTTCGTGCCCATATCCTACAGTGACATGGTTACGAGGCTTGAGGGTGAGGAGAAGACCGGGAAGGTCACCATAGATGTGATAGGCGATTTACACGGTGGTATGGATTACATGAACTCAAAGGGATGGCTCGAGGATCTAAGTAACATGCCCAAACTCAAGAATAGAACCTTCATAAGCACCTTCGAGGAGTACTCCAAGATAAACGGAAAGAAGGTCTACGTCCCGTGGATGAGCGCCACCTACGTTATGGTGGTCAACAAGGATGCCTTCAAGTACCTTCCCGATGGGCTAACGAAAGAGGACGTCATGAAGGGAACCGACAAGTGGACGTACGATGCCCTTCTCCAGTGGGCAAAGAACCTCAAAGAGGCAACGGGACGACCCCAGCTCGGCTTCCCGGCCGGACCCAAGGGACTCTTCGTCAGGTTCCTCCACGGCTACATCTATCCGTCCTACACCGGATACGAGGCAAAGGAGTTCGACAGCCCGGATGCTGTGAAGATGTGGAACTACCTAAAGGACCTCTGGCCCTACGTGCACCCCTCGAGCACAACCTGGGATGCCATGGCCGATTCCCTCCTGAAGGGTGAGGTCCTTATAGCGTGGGATCACACGGCGAGAATTAAGAACGCCATAGAGACAAAGCCCGACCAGTTCGTCGTCGTTCCCGTTCCCAGGGGACCGAAGGGAAGGGGCTTCATCGTTGTTCTCGCGGGTCTGGCCATTCCAAAGGGAGCACCCCACAAAGACGAGGCATGGAAGCTCATAGACTACCTCACAAGGCCTGAAACGCAGGTCAAAGTTCTCGAAAAGGTTGGATTCTTCCCGACCGTTAAGGAAGCCAGTGGAGCTTTACCCGAGGGACCGCTAAAGATTCTCGCCGAAGGCGTGACGGCACAGTCCAGCACCTCCGATGCACTGGTGGTTATGATACCGAACCTCGGAAGCAAGGGCGGGCAGTTCAAGGAGTACTACAAGCAGGCGTTCGAAAGGATAGTCCTCAACAACGAGGACCCGGCGAGCGTTACCAAGGAGATCAAGCCCAAGCTGATCCAGCTGTTCACCGACGCTGGAATCCAAGTGCCGTGA
- a CDS encoding carbohydrate ABC transporter permease: MNDETRYALKKIGFYTAVFTAVVWIVLPIIVSFLYAFSTKMDYYNPSKVIPTSFTGEYVRVILFNLGAWDGIKNSVIVATLTIVISFILGVPAGYSIAKYMFPGKDQIKLSIVALRMFPIPVMAIPLIVLYIRLNLVDTLLGVALAHTAMALPFVVLITSSIFAGVSKEYEEAAMVFGLTRFGSFRKITLPLAAPGLAAAAMFTFVMSWNEVFVASILTLSNRTLPAQILSIMAGSAGGAAPDYYKFAAAFIMTLPAMIFIFFARKYLVTMWGISLK; encoded by the coding sequence GTGAACGACGAAACCAGGTACGCCCTCAAAAAGATCGGATTTTACACAGCCGTCTTCACCGCCGTCGTCTGGATAGTACTGCCCATCATAGTGTCCTTCCTCTACGCCTTTTCGACCAAGATGGACTACTACAATCCCTCCAAGGTGATCCCGACGAGCTTCACGGGAGAGTACGTTAGGGTAATACTCTTCAACCTTGGGGCATGGGACGGGATAAAGAACAGCGTTATAGTAGCAACCCTGACGATTGTAATAAGCTTTATCCTCGGCGTTCCGGCGGGTTACTCGATAGCCAAGTACATGTTCCCGGGAAAGGACCAGATAAAGCTCTCTATAGTGGCACTGAGGATGTTCCCAATTCCGGTAATGGCAATACCCCTCATAGTCCTCTACATAAGGTTGAACCTGGTCGATACCCTTCTGGGCGTCGCTCTGGCACATACGGCAATGGCGCTTCCCTTCGTGGTTCTCATAACATCGAGCATATTCGCGGGAGTCTCCAAAGAGTACGAAGAGGCAGCGATGGTCTTTGGTCTCACGCGTTTCGGCTCCTTCAGAAAGATCACCCTGCCTCTGGCGGCACCGGGCCTTGCGGCCGCAGCAATGTTCACCTTCGTCATGAGCTGGAACGAGGTTTTCGTGGCATCCATACTGACGCTAAGCAACAGGACCCTACCGGCGCAGATACTCTCGATAATGGCGGGTTCCGCCGGAGGTGCCGCTCCGGATTACTACAAGTTCGCAGCGGCGTTCATAATGACCCTACCCGCTATGATATTCATATTCTTCGCAAGAAAGTACCTGGTGACTATGTGGGGTATAAGTCTGAAGTGA
- a CDS encoding glycosyltransferase, with translation MRVIVGIPSYNNAETISFVVKQAAEGLKRYFGGGMVVNADGGSRDGTREAVLKTRVPEGVEVHSFVYRWPIPGKGSAMKELMEFAREREADVLVFVDSDLRSITPEWIYKFARPIEEGYDFVAPYYIRHKYDGTITNNIAYPMTASLYGKNIRQPIGGDFGVSAGLFEVYLGDEDVWKTNVARFGVDIFLTTTAIAEGFKVTQAALGMKIHDPKDPAASLGPMFNQVVGTLFMLMEKYEDRWKDVRKIEEVPLWGEAMKGEPEPVKVTVELLKIRAKELFMQKEQVLKRALSEETFEGIKKALKTFDFDDILWSHVLYDGAVAYKNRILGEAEPLVPLYFAKTADFVRKTMDMSTLEAEKLIEERAKVFLEEKDYLLERW, from the coding sequence ATGAGGGTGATCGTTGGAATTCCCAGCTACAACAACGCGGAAACCATTTCCTTCGTTGTGAAACAGGCCGCCGAAGGGCTGAAGAGGTACTTCGGTGGAGGGATGGTGGTCAACGCCGACGGGGGAAGCAGGGACGGCACGAGGGAAGCGGTTCTAAAAACCAGAGTCCCCGAAGGGGTGGAAGTCCACAGCTTCGTTTACAGGTGGCCCATTCCCGGGAAGGGAAGTGCCATGAAGGAGCTCATGGAGTTTGCACGTGAGAGAGAAGCGGATGTCCTCGTTTTTGTTGACAGCGATTTGAGGAGCATAACCCCTGAATGGATATACAAGTTTGCCAGGCCGATTGAGGAGGGTTACGATTTTGTCGCCCCCTACTACATAAGGCACAAATACGATGGAACCATAACCAACAACATAGCCTACCCCATGACAGCTTCCCTCTACGGGAAGAACATAAGACAGCCGATAGGGGGCGATTTTGGGGTGAGTGCAGGGCTCTTCGAGGTGTATCTCGGAGACGAGGATGTATGGAAGACAAACGTAGCCCGGTTTGGGGTGGACATATTTTTGACAACAACGGCAATAGCCGAGGGTTTTAAAGTCACACAGGCCGCCCTTGGGATGAAGATACACGACCCCAAGGATCCCGCCGCCTCTCTGGGTCCGATGTTCAATCAGGTGGTTGGAACTCTGTTCATGCTCATGGAGAAATACGAGGACAGGTGGAAGGACGTTAGAAAAATCGAAGAGGTTCCCCTGTGGGGGGAAGCCATGAAGGGGGAGCCGGAGCCTGTGAAAGTAACGGTGGAGCTGCTCAAAATAAGGGCAAAAGAGCTCTTCATGCAGAAAGAGCAGGTTTTAAAGAGGGCACTCTCAGAGGAAACCTTTGAGGGCATTAAAAAGGCTTTAAAGACTTTTGACTTCGATGATATCCTCTGGAGCCACGTCCTCTACGACGGAGCGGTGGCGTATAAGAATAGAATCCTCGGGGAGGCGGAGCCACTCGTTCCACTCTACTTCGCAAAAACGGCCGATTTCGTTAGAAAAACGATGGACATGAGCACTCTCGAAGCCGAAAAACTGATAGAGGAGAGGGCAAAGGTCTTTCTCGAGGAGAAGGACTATCTTCTGGAGCGCTGGTAG
- a CDS encoding carbohydrate kinase encodes MIFAIGEVLIDFIAVEEGPLKGVASFEKHPGGAPANVLVGLSRLGVGSALISKVGDDPFGAFLLEELRREGVDTSHVAVDGEKHTGVVFVQLMGAKPEFILYDGVAYFNLKPEDVDVSLLEKAEGVHFGSVLFAREPSRSTLFRVLKELKGKIPLSYDVNVRPDLWRGREEPLKDIERALELADIVKIGDEELEFLERNGVDVLDFDFRLLAITRGGKGSELVHEGIKVEVPAYRVEPVDTTGAGDAFMAALLASLNHTGKMGNFELDEGELYRMGRFANLVAALSTLKRGAWSVPKLEEIKSMEEVEEIYQRSRR; translated from the coding sequence ATGATATTTGCGATAGGTGAGGTCCTCATCGATTTTATTGCCGTGGAGGAGGGCCCGTTAAAGGGCGTTGCGAGCTTCGAGAAGCATCCCGGTGGCGCCCCCGCCAACGTTCTCGTTGGGCTGTCCCGTCTGGGTGTGGGGAGTGCTCTGATAAGCAAGGTCGGTGATGATCCCTTCGGGGCTTTTCTGCTCGAGGAACTTCGCAGGGAGGGAGTGGATACATCCCATGTTGCCGTCGATGGGGAAAAGCACACCGGGGTTGTCTTCGTCCAGCTGATGGGTGCAAAGCCCGAGTTCATCCTCTACGATGGCGTTGCCTACTTCAACCTGAAACCGGAGGACGTTGACGTTTCGCTCCTTGAGAAAGCAGAGGGCGTTCACTTTGGAAGCGTGCTCTTCGCCCGGGAGCCGTCCCGTTCAACGCTGTTCCGGGTTTTGAAGGAACTTAAAGGGAAGATTCCATTGAGCTACGACGTTAACGTAAGGCCCGACCTCTGGCGAGGAAGGGAGGAGCCGCTTAAGGACATTGAGAGGGCACTGGAGCTGGCCGATATAGTTAAGATCGGTGATGAGGAGCTCGAATTTCTCGAAAGGAACGGGGTTGACGTTCTGGATTTTGACTTCAGGCTCCTCGCGATCACGCGCGGTGGTAAGGGGAGCGAGCTGGTCCACGAGGGGATTAAAGTTGAAGTTCCGGCCTACAGGGTCGAGCCCGTGGACACTACCGGAGCTGGGGATGCCTTTATGGCTGCCCTTTTAGCTTCACTCAATCACACGGGCAAAATGGGGAATTTTGAGCTCGATGAAGGGGAGCTTTACAGAATGGGCCGTTTCGCGAACCTTGTGGCGGCCCTCTCAACCCTGAAGAGGGGGGCATGGAGCGTTCCAAAACTGGAGGAGATAAAGTCAATGGAAGAGGTGGAAGAAATCTACCAGCGCTCCAGAAGATAG
- a CDS encoding L-fucose/L-arabinose isomerase family protein, with product MLAVATFTDPRKTSLSTERERALLVKHGELVDALGKGGFDVLDVNEKLGKVESFHNGGNFGIESKDEVVEASKIINSKDVSGVIIGLWHWTESNLVTLLAKEVNRPLLLYADDDMSWAGTTCITSVGASLWESALNHHAVHHTRIKGDVEKVKAWGRAAEAVSKLSRKSILLWGAPYTLGMEHLMDDLPGLKRMVGDFVMVDQYVLVRKAEWILSEEPARVDGFYDWLKEKTGVKFDGRMLTPEVLRRQIALYLAAKDIYGEYGDVSAVSIKCQPELSEVYGTTACLIPAFFPFNLDAEGKKEIIPATCEGDVKGTVSSALLFYLSGKPPLFGDIKYVNDDLVLIANCGASSLYYARLSENPEENLGATLIQGQCQGKSGGALTYRTPPAQFTVARLVRRAGKYYLLYFLGEGVEIGEGIERALKWGKQWPHTAIRNPLDGETFISAMGSNHLSLVPGDYRKELEFVARLWGIRAVNLGDEGEVRSFLEGYP from the coding sequence ATGCTGGCTGTTGCAACATTCACGGATCCAAGAAAAACCTCCCTTTCCACGGAGAGAGAAAGGGCACTCCTTGTGAAGCATGGGGAACTGGTCGATGCCCTTGGAAAAGGGGGATTCGATGTTCTCGATGTTAACGAAAAGCTGGGCAAAGTGGAAAGCTTCCATAACGGGGGCAACTTCGGTATTGAGAGCAAGGATGAGGTCGTTGAGGCTTCGAAAATCATAAACTCAAAAGATGTGAGCGGCGTGATTATCGGTCTCTGGCACTGGACGGAGAGCAACCTCGTAACGCTCCTTGCAAAGGAGGTGAACAGGCCGTTGCTCCTCTACGCTGACGACGACATGTCATGGGCCGGAACGACGTGCATAACCTCCGTCGGTGCATCCCTCTGGGAAAGCGCCCTTAACCACCACGCGGTTCACCACACGAGGATTAAGGGGGATGTGGAAAAGGTCAAAGCGTGGGGGAGGGCTGCAGAGGCCGTTTCAAAGCTCTCAAGGAAGTCTATTCTCCTCTGGGGAGCACCGTACACCCTCGGAATGGAGCACCTCATGGATGATCTCCCGGGACTTAAAAGGATGGTCGGCGACTTCGTGATGGTCGATCAGTACGTTCTGGTGAGGAAAGCGGAGTGGATCCTCTCGGAGGAACCGGCACGCGTGGATGGGTTTTACGACTGGCTGAAAGAGAAGACCGGTGTGAAGTTCGACGGTCGTATGCTGACGCCTGAAGTGCTTAGAAGGCAGATAGCCCTTTATCTGGCGGCGAAGGATATCTACGGGGAGTACGGGGATGTCTCGGCCGTCTCCATAAAATGCCAGCCGGAGCTGAGCGAGGTATACGGAACCACCGCATGTCTGATCCCTGCGTTCTTTCCCTTCAACCTCGACGCCGAAGGGAAGAAGGAGATAATCCCCGCGACGTGTGAGGGAGACGTTAAGGGCACCGTAAGTTCGGCCCTCCTCTTCTATTTAAGCGGAAAGCCACCCCTCTTCGGGGACATAAAGTACGTTAACGACGATCTCGTGCTCATAGCCAACTGCGGTGCATCTTCCCTCTACTACGCGAGGCTGAGCGAGAATCCCGAGGAAAATCTGGGAGCCACTTTAATTCAGGGACAGTGTCAGGGAAAGAGCGGGGGCGCGCTGACCTACAGAACCCCTCCCGCCCAGTTCACCGTGGCCCGGCTCGTGCGTCGTGCCGGGAAGTATTACCTGCTCTACTTCCTCGGTGAGGGGGTTGAGATAGGTGAAGGGATCGAGAGGGCTCTTAAGTGGGGCAAACAGTGGCCTCACACGGCCATAAGGAACCCCCTCGACGGAGAAACCTTCATCTCGGCTATGGGCTCCAACCACCTATCGCTGGTTCCCGGGGATTACAGGAAGGAACTGGAGTTCGTTGCGAGGCTCTGGGGAATAAGGGCCGTAAACCTCGGGGATGAAGGGGAGGTAAGGTCCTTCCTTGAGGGATATCCATGA